The Thermoleophilaceae bacterium DNA segment CAACACCTGGCCGGAGAAGGTCGGGCTCGACTTCGACCTCAGCCAGCTCAGCTTCGGCATCTTCGGGTTCCTGCTCGTGATCATGATGGTGCTGCGGCCCGAGGGCCTGATACCCGAGCGAAGGCGTCAGCTCGAGCTGGAGGAGGGCATCGGCGCGGGCGCCACCGCGGGGGCCGGGCCGACGCTCGAGGGCGGCACCGGCAAGCACGGCGAGGACGTGTACGAGACGCGGCGTGACTGACGTGGCCGACACCTCGCCGGACGTCCCGGCCGATCCCGGCGGCAACGGGCAACCGGCGATCCTGAGGGCCCAGGGGGTGCAGAAGGTCTTCGGCGGGCTCGTGGCCGTGGAGGAGGTGGACTTCGCGATCCCCGAGCGCTCTATCGTCTCGATCATCGGGCCCAACGGCGCGGGCAAGACCACTTTCTTCAACATGCTCACGGGCCTCTACAGGCCCACGCGCGGACGGGTCCATTTCCGCGAGCGCGACATCACCGCCAGGCGCCCGGACAAGATCATGAAGCTGGGCGTGGCGCGCACGTTCCAGAACATCCGCCTGTTCGCCACGATGTCGGCCACCGAGAATGTGATGATCGGCCAGCACACCCGCATGCGCGCCGGGCTGTTCGGCTCGATCCTGCGGCCGCCGTGGGTGGTCGCGGAGGAGCGCGAGGTGCGCGAGAAGGCGCGCGAGACGCTGGCCTACGTGGGGCTGCAGTCCGCGTCCTTCGACCAGATGGCGGCCAACCTCTCCTACGGCGACCAGCGCCGGGTGGAGATCGCCCGCGCCCTGGCGTCGGACCCCGAGCTGCTCCTGCTCGACGAGCCCACGGCCGGCATGAACCCGCAGGAGTCGGCCGCGCTCACGGACTTCATGCGCCGGCTGTGCGACGAGCGCGGCCTCACGATCCTGCTGATCGAACACGACATGAAGGTGGTCATGGGGGTATCGGAGCGCATCACCGTGTTCGACCATGGCGTGAAGATCGCCGAGGGCAGCCCGCAGGAGGTGCGCCAGGACCCCAAGGTCGTGGAGGCCTACCTCGGCACCCAGAGCGGCGAGCACGACGAGGAGGGCTCCTGATGGCGCTGCTCGAGGTCCGAGACCTCCAGACCTACTACGGCAACATCCAGGCCCTGAAGGGCATCTCGCTCGAGGTCGAGGAGGGGGAGATCGTCACGCTCATCGGGTCCAACGGCGCGGGCAAGTCCACCACCCTGCGCTCGATCTCCGGGCTCACCCCGCCGCGCTCGGGCTCCATCAAGTTCGACGGGCGCGAGATCGGGGAGACGCCGCCGCAGGAGATCGTCCGGCTCGGCATATCGCAGTCGCCCGAGGGGCGAAAGTGCTTCGCGCGCATGAGCGTGCGGGAGAACCTCGAGCTCGGCGCGTTCCTGCGCCGCGACGACGGCGTCCACGACGACATGGACCGCGTGTTCGACCTCTTCCCGCGCCTGAAGGAGCGCGAGAAGCAGAAGGCGGGCACGATGTCCGGCGGCGAGCAGCAGATGCTGGCCATCGGCCGGGCGCTGATGGCATCGCCCAAGCTGCTGCTGCTCGACGAGCCTTCGATGGGGATCGCGCCCATCCTGGTGGAGCGGATCTACGAGACGATCGCGGCGATCAACAGCCAGGGCACCACCATCCTGCTCGTCGAGCAGAACGCCAACTTCGCCCTCGGCGTCTCCAAGCGCGGCTACGTGCTGGAGACGGGCACGGTCGCCCTCACCGACGCGTCCGAGGCGTTGCGCAAGAATCCCGATGTGCAGAAGGCCTACCTCGGAACATGACCGTCATCGCCCTCATCGGCTCCAACGCCCTGTTGCTCACGTACGCGTGGCTGCTGTCGGCGATCGTGGCCTCCTATCTGTCCAACCGGAAGGGATATGGGGAGCGCTGGGGCCTGGCGGCCGGCATGCTGCTCACCGTGGCCGGCGTGCTCATCTGGCTCGTGGTACCCGCTCGGCGCGACTCGCGCTGGAAGCTCCAGGGCCCGCTGCCATGGCAGAAGGGCACCGGCAAGACGGTGGCCGAGGCGCGCGCCGAGCACGACCCGGAATAGCTACGAGCCGGTGGCCGCCCGCAGCGCCTCTTCGAGGTCCGGCCGGCGGAACTCGTAGCCCAGCTCGGTCAGTCGCCTGGGCACCATGCGCACGCCCGTGGTCACGATCAGGGCCATCTCGCCGTAGAGCAGCTTCAGCGCCAGCGCGGGGACGGGCGCCACGGCGGGCCGGCCCAGCACCCGGCCGAGCGCCTTGGACAGCTCGCGGTTCGTGACGGGCTCGGGCGCCGCCACGTTCACCGGGCCGGAGGCGGCGGCCGTGTCGAGGCAGAGCAGCTGCGCGCCCGCCACGTCGTCGGCGTGCGCCCACGGGACGTACTGGCGCCCGCCCGCCACCGGCCCGCCCACGCCCAGCTTGAACGGGGGCAGCATCTTCTCGAGCGCGCCGCCGCCCTCCGACAGCACCACGCCGGTGCGGGTGGTGACCACGCGCAGGCCGAGCTCCTCCGCCTTGCGGGCCTCGGCCTCCCAGTCCTCGACCACGGCGGCGAGGAAATCGTCCCCGGCGGGCCCCGACTCGTCCACGGGCTCGTCGCCGCGGGCCCCGTAGTAGCCGCTCCCCGATTGGGACACGAGCACTCGCGGGCGTGGCTGCGCCGCCCGCAGGCCGGCCACGAGGTTGCGCGTGCCCGCCACCCGCGACTCGCGGATCTCGCGCCGGGCGCGCTCGGTCCAGCGCTGGGCCACGGTCTCGCCTAGCAGGTGCACCACGCCGTCGGCGCCCGACAGCGCCTCGGCGGGCGCCGGCTCGTCGCTCGGCGCGCGCCACTCGGCAGTCTCCACGCCATCGGGCAGCGCGGCGCCTGCCCGCTCGGCGTCGCGCGACAGCGCCACCACCTCGTCTCCCCGGTCCAGCAGCTCGGCCACCAGCGCGCGGCCGAGCATCCCGGTCGCTCCCGTGACGGCGACCCTCACGCCGGGGGCCGCCTTCAGCCCGTCCGGCTGAGCCGCGGATCGTCCTCGGCGGCGGTGCGCGCGGCCTCCTGCGCCACGGCGCGCGCCACCGCGGGGGCGACTTCGCGGTTGAAGACGCTCGGGATGATGTACTCGGGGGAGAGCTCCTCCTGGGCCACCACGCTGGCGATGCCGTAGGCGGCGGCCACCTTCATCTCCTCCGTGATGGCGCGGGCGCCGGCGTCGAACACGCCGCGGAAGACGCCCGGGAACGCGAGCACGTTGTTGATCTGGTTGGGGTAGTCCGAGCGGCCGGTGGCCATGACGCTGACGTAGGGGGCGGCCTCCTCGGGGCGCACCTCCGGGTCGGGGTTGGCCATGGCGAATACGAACGGCTCGGGATTCATCTTCTGGAGGTCCTTCGCGGTGACGATCCCGGGGCCGGACAGGCCGATGAAGAGGTCCGTGCCGTCGAGGACGTCGGCGGGGGAGCCGCCGCAGCGCTCCTGGTTGGTGTGCTCGGCCAGCCATGTCTTGGGCGCGTTCATCGATCCGTCGCCGAAGTCGGGGCGATCGGTGTGGATGGCGCCGAAGCGGTCGCACGCGACGAGCGAGGTGATGCCCGCGTTCATCAGGATCTTGGCCACGGCCACGCCGGCGGCGCCCGCTCCCGCCATCGAGACGCGCAGGTCCTCGAGCACCCGGCCGGTGAGCCGGCAGGCGTTGAGCAGCGCGGCGAGCACCACGACGGCCGTGCCGTGCTGGTCGTCGTGGAAGACCGGCATGTCCAGCTCCTCGATGAGCCGGTTCTCGATCTCGAAGCAGCGAGGAGAGGCGATGTCCTCGAGGTTGATGCCACCAAAGGTCGGAGCGAGCAGCTTGACCGTCTGGATGATCTCCTCCGGGTCCTTGGTTCCGAGGCAGATGGGGAAGGCGTCCACGTCGCCGAACTCCTTGAAGAGCATCGCCTTGCCTTCCATCACCGGCATCGCGGCCTCCGGGCCGATGTCGCCCAGGCCGAGCACGGCGGAGCCGTCGGACACCACGGCCACGGTGTTCTTCTTGATCGTGTACTCACGGGCCTTCTCGCGGTCGCGCGCAATCTCCAGGCACACGCGCGCGACGCCCGGCGTGTAGGCCATCGAGAGGTCCTCGCGGGTGGCGAGCGGGGCGCCCAGCCCCGTGTGGATCTTGCCGCCGCGGTGCAGCTCGAACGTGCGGTCGGTGACGTAGATGAGCTTGGTGCCGTCGAGGTCCTCGACCGCACGGACGATGCTCGCCCAGTGGTCGAGGTCGGCGCAGAACACGGTGATCTCACGCAGCAGCTCGCCCTCACCCGGCTCGATGATGTCGATCGCGCCGATGTTGCCGCCCGCCTCGCCGATCGCGCCGGCCAGCACGCCGAGCATCCCCGGGCGGTTCTCGATCTCGACCCGGAGGGTCATCGAGAACTGCGCGCTGGGAGTGATCGGCGAGGTGCTCATGCGGGGCGCAGATCATAGGGCCGGCGCCGCCTCACTACGATCCGCCCGGTGAGCCGCGAGATCTTCCTCATCGACGGGAACAGCCTGGCCTACCGCGCGTTCTTCGCCCTGCCGGAGACGATTGCCACCTCGGGCGGGTTCCCGACCAACGCGATCTTCGGCTTCGCCTCGATGCTCGTGAAGATCCTCACCGAGTACGGGCCCAAGCCCACGCTCGTGTGCTGGGACGCCGGGATGTCGGGGCGCGAGGTGGAGTACAAGGAGTACAAGGCCGGCCGCCGCGAGAAGCCCGACCTGCTGCGCGAGCAGTGGCCGCACCTGCATCCGCTCGTGGACGCCTTCGGCTACACGAACGTGAAGGTGGACGGCTACGAGGCCGACGACGTGATCGCCACGCTCGCGCGCCAGGCGCGGGACAAGGGCCACGAGGTGATGATCGTCACCGGCGACCGCGACACGTTCCAGCTCGTGGAGGACGGCGTGCGCGTGATGGCCACCAGCCGCGGCATCACCGAGACCAAGATCTACGATCGCCAGTCGGTCATCGACCGCTACGGCATCCCGCCCGAGCTCATCCCCGACTTCTACGGGCTCAAGGGCGACACCTCGGACAACATCCCCGGCGTCCCCGGCATAGGCGACAAGACCGCGGCGCAGCTGCTCCAGCAGTACGGCGACCTCGAGACCATCCTCGCCAGCGTCGACGAGATCTCGGGTGCCAAGCGCAAGGAGAACCTCACCGTCCACGCCGGCGACGCCCGCGTGTCCAAGCAGCTGGCCACCGCGCAGCGGAGCGTGGAGGTGGACGTGGACATCGAAGCCTGCGTGGCGCGCGAGCCCGATCGCTCGCGCCTGCGGGAGGTGTTTCGCGAGTTCGAGCTGCGCGACCCGCTGCGGCGCCTCGAGGAGGCGCTTGGCGACGAGGAGCAGGCGGCGCCGCGCGAGCGCCCCGCGGAGGACGTGTCGCTGCGCGCGCGTGAGGTGGCGCCCGCGGAGCTCGGCTCGCTCGACGGCGAGCTCGCCGTCCTGGCCGCCGGCCGCGCGGTGCCTGACGCGCAGGACGGCGAGCAGCTCGAGCTGGCGCCCGCCGCCGAGGAGCCGCCGCTGCGCTTCGCCGCCTACGCCGGCGCCGACGAGGTGCTCGTGGGGGAGGCCGAGACGCTCGCGGCGATCCTGCTGGGCTGGGGCGATCGCCCGGTTGTGGCCCACGACTGGAAGTCGATCGCCGCGGCCGACGACGAGTGCCCGGCGCCGCCGCTCGAGCACGACACGATGGTCGCCGCGTACCTCATCGACCCGGCGCGCCGCGGCTATGCCCTCGCCGAGCTGGCCGAGGGGGAGGGCATCGGAGCCACGATCGACGGTGCCGACGGCCTCGCGCGGAGCGCCGCGATCACGCGCGTGCTGGCCCAGCGCCAGGTCGCGCGGCTCGCCGAGGACGGCCTCACCCGGCTGTTCCAGGAGGTGGAGCTGCCGCTGGTGGACGTGCTCGCGCAGGTGCAGCGGGTGGGCGTCAAGCTCGACACCCGGCGCCTCGCCGAGATCCGCGAGCAGGTCGTTGGGCGCACGCTCGAGCTCGAGCGCGAGATTCACGAGCTGGCGGAGGAGGAGTTCACGATCGGCTCCCCCCAGCAACTGGCCCACATCCTGTTCGAGAAGCTCGGGCTGTCGCGCAAGCGCCGCGGCAAGACGGGCTTCTCCACCGATGCGCGGGTGCTCCAGGCAATCCGCTCGGAGCACGAGATCATCCCCAGGATCGAGACCTGGAGGGAGCTCTCCAAGCTCACGAGCACCTACCTCGACGCGCTGCCGGTGCTCGTCGACGAGGGCAGCCGCCTGCACACCACCTTCAGCCAGACGGGCGCCGTCACCGGGCGGCTGTCCTCCACCAACCCCAACCTGCAGAACATCCCGATCCGCACCGAGCTCGGGCGCGAGATCCGCTCCTGCTTCGTGGCGGAGGAGGGCTGCGCGCTCATCTCCGCCGACTACTCCCAGGTGGAGCTGCGCGTGCTCGCCCACATCGCCGGGGAGGAGGTGCTCAAGGAGATCTTCCGGCGCGGCGAGGACGTGCACACCGCCACCGCCGAGCAGATCCTCGGCGGCAAGCCGGATCCCGGCACGCGCTCGAAGGCGAAGATGGTCAACTACGGGATCGTCTACGGGCTGTCGGCCTACGGCCTGGCCGACCGCCTCCAGATCCCGCAGGAGGAGGCGCAGGAGTTCATCGACCGCTACCTCGAGCGCTTCCCGGAGGTCAAGCAGTTCATCGACGACACGATCGCGTTCGCGCGCGACGAGGGCCACGTCACCACGCTCTTCGGGCGGCTGCGGCGGATCCCCGAGCTGCGCGCGCGCCAGTTCCAGACGCGCTCGCTCGGGGAGCGGCTTGCCGTGAACACCGTCATCCAGGGCACGGCCGCGGACATCATCAAGGTGGCGATGGTCCGCTGCCACGCCGCGCTCGCCGATGCCGGGCTGGGCACACGCGTCGTGCTCCAGATCCACGACGAGCTGCTGTTCGAGGGTCCCGAGTCCGAGGTCGAGCAGGCGTCGGAGATCATCCGGCGCGAGATGGTGGGCGCCTACGACCTCGACCCGCCGCTCGAGGTGGACCTCGGCGCGGGGCCCAACTGGCTGGCCGCGAAGTGAGGGCGGCTGCGGGCTGATGGATCGGGTCGGACTCGCGGCGCTGGCCGTGGTGGCCGCCGGAGGGCTCGTGGGCCTGCAGGCGCCGCTCAACGCCGGGCTCGGCCGCGCGATCGGCTCCGTTCCCGCGGCCGCGGTCAACTTCATCGTGGGCCTCGCGGCCCTGGTGGTGCTGCTGGCGGTGATGGGCCAGCTCGGCAACGTCGGCGACGCCCCGCGCGAGCCCTGGTACTACCTCGTGGGCGGCCTGATGGGCGCCGTCTACGTCTTCACGGCGCTGTCAGCGGTCGGGACGCTCGGCGCCGGCGGCATCACGGCGGCCACGGTGGCCGGCCAGCTCACCGCCTCGGTCCTCATCGACCGCGCCGGCATCCTCGGCCTCACCGAGCGCCCGATCACCCCCACCCGCCTGCTGGGCATAGCGCTGTTGGTGGCCGGCGTGTACCTGGTGGTGCGCGAGTAGGCGGTGCGACGTGAGCCCTGGCCGCGTCCCGATCGCGCAGCTCGACGTTTGTCGGAATAGTTCCTACAAACGTCGGCCGACGCCGGCTCGCGCGCCTCCCGATCGCGATCCGGGCGCGTGTCGGGCGTTGCCGGCGCATCGTCTCCTTCCTTGCCCGGCGCGGTAGGATCCGTGCGGAAGCGCACGAGGAGGGAGAGTCAATGTCGACCCTGCGCCTGCCGCGCTTGCAGCACCACCGCCACGGCTCTGGGCATCCGCGGCTGCGGACGCTGTCCCGGCTCTTCTGGGCCGGCGCCGTCTCCTTGATCCTTCTGTTCGCGTTCTTCGCCGCGGAGGCGTTCTGAGGTTCCGTTCCACCCGGGGCCGGTACGCACGGCCCGCCCCCGGGTGGGAAAGACGGACGGTTGCCCCTGGAAACACTCACGAGCCCCGCGTTAGGGTCCGTAGGTGGCAGGGGTTCGCACGCGCGTGCGGCGCTTCGGTGTCGTACTCGCCGCCGCGGTTGTGTCGTCCGCTTCGGCGGCGGCGCCCGCGGCGGCCGTGCGCGACTGCCCTCAGGCGCAGTCGCCGCGGGTGATCGCCGCCGGCCTCGACGGCATGACCATCGACGCCGCCGGGCGCGTGTACGTCACCGCCGACGCCGCCGGCGAGTTGTGGCGCGTGGGCACCGACCGCTCGATCTGCGCGCTCGCTCGGGGCCGGCGCCAGCCCAGCGCGGTTGCGCTGCGCGACGGCAGCGCCATCGTGGTGGGCTTCGACGGGCGCATCCTCGAGCTGCCCGGCGCGTTGCCCGCCGGGTGATCCTCGGCTCTCTCGCCGCGGCTGCGGCCACGGCGGTCACATGGGCGCTGTTCGCGGTCACGATGC contains these protein-coding regions:
- a CDS encoding DMT family transporter; the protein is MDRVGLAALAVVAAGGLVGLQAPLNAGLGRAIGSVPAAAVNFIVGLAALVVLLAVMGQLGNVGDAPREPWYYLVGGLMGAVYVFTALSAVGTLGAGGITAATVAGQLTASVLIDRAGILGLTERPITPTRLLGIALLVAGVYLVVRE
- a CDS encoding ABC transporter ATP-binding protein, with product MLEVRDLQTYYGNIQALKGISLEVEEGEIVTLIGSNGAGKSTTLRSISGLTPPRSGSIKFDGREIGETPPQEIVRLGISQSPEGRKCFARMSVRENLELGAFLRRDDGVHDDMDRVFDLFPRLKEREKQKAGTMSGGEQQMLAIGRALMASPKLLLLDEPSMGIAPILVERIYETIAAINSQGTTILLVEQNANFALGVSKRGYVLETGTVALTDASEALRKNPDVQKAYLGT
- a CDS encoding NAD-dependent malic enzyme: MSTSPITPSAQFSMTLRVEIENRPGMLGVLAGAIGEAGGNIGAIDIIEPGEGELLREITVFCADLDHWASIVRAVEDLDGTKLIYVTDRTFELHRGGKIHTGLGAPLATREDLSMAYTPGVARVCLEIARDREKAREYTIKKNTVAVVSDGSAVLGLGDIGPEAAMPVMEGKAMLFKEFGDVDAFPICLGTKDPEEIIQTVKLLAPTFGGINLEDIASPRCFEIENRLIEELDMPVFHDDQHGTAVVVLAALLNACRLTGRVLEDLRVSMAGAGAAGVAVAKILMNAGITSLVACDRFGAIHTDRPDFGDGSMNAPKTWLAEHTNQERCGGSPADVLDGTDLFIGLSGPGIVTAKDLQKMNPEPFVFAMANPDPEVRPEEAAPYVSVMATGRSDYPNQINNVLAFPGVFRGVFDAGARAITEEMKVAAAYGIASVVAQEELSPEYIIPSVFNREVAPAVARAVAQEAARTAAEDDPRLSRTG
- a CDS encoding TIGR01777 family oxidoreductase, producing the protein MRVAVTGATGMLGRALVAELLDRGDEVVALSRDAERAGAALPDGVETAEWRAPSDEPAPAEALSGADGVVHLLGETVAQRWTERARREIRESRVAGTRNLVAGLRAAQPRPRVLVSQSGSGYYGARGDEPVDESGPAGDDFLAAVVEDWEAEARKAEELGLRVVTTRTGVVLSEGGGALEKMLPPFKLGVGGPVAGGRQYVPWAHADDVAGAQLLCLDTAAASGPVNVAAPEPVTNRELSKALGRVLGRPAVAPVPALALKLLYGEMALIVTTGVRMVPRRLTELGYEFRRPDLEEALRAATGS
- the polA gene encoding DNA polymerase I, coding for MSREIFLIDGNSLAYRAFFALPETIATSGGFPTNAIFGFASMLVKILTEYGPKPTLVCWDAGMSGREVEYKEYKAGRREKPDLLREQWPHLHPLVDAFGYTNVKVDGYEADDVIATLARQARDKGHEVMIVTGDRDTFQLVEDGVRVMATSRGITETKIYDRQSVIDRYGIPPELIPDFYGLKGDTSDNIPGVPGIGDKTAAQLLQQYGDLETILASVDEISGAKRKENLTVHAGDARVSKQLATAQRSVEVDVDIEACVAREPDRSRLREVFREFELRDPLRRLEEALGDEEQAAPRERPAEDVSLRAREVAPAELGSLDGELAVLAAGRAVPDAQDGEQLELAPAAEEPPLRFAAYAGADEVLVGEAETLAAILLGWGDRPVVAHDWKSIAAADDECPAPPLEHDTMVAAYLIDPARRGYALAELAEGEGIGATIDGADGLARSAAITRVLAQRQVARLAEDGLTRLFQEVELPLVDVLAQVQRVGVKLDTRRLAEIREQVVGRTLELEREIHELAEEEFTIGSPQQLAHILFEKLGLSRKRRGKTGFSTDARVLQAIRSEHEIIPRIETWRELSKLTSTYLDALPVLVDEGSRLHTTFSQTGAVTGRLSSTNPNLQNIPIRTELGREIRSCFVAEEGCALISADYSQVELRVLAHIAGEEVLKEIFRRGEDVHTATAEQILGGKPDPGTRSKAKMVNYGIVYGLSAYGLADRLQIPQEEAQEFIDRYLERFPEVKQFIDDTIAFARDEGHVTTLFGRLRRIPELRARQFQTRSLGERLAVNTVIQGTAADIIKVAMVRCHAALADAGLGTRVVLQIHDELLFEGPESEVEQASEIIRREMVGAYDLDPPLEVDLGAGPNWLAAK
- a CDS encoding ABC transporter ATP-binding protein, which codes for MTDVADTSPDVPADPGGNGQPAILRAQGVQKVFGGLVAVEEVDFAIPERSIVSIIGPNGAGKTTFFNMLTGLYRPTRGRVHFRERDITARRPDKIMKLGVARTFQNIRLFATMSATENVMIGQHTRMRAGLFGSILRPPWVVAEEREVREKARETLAYVGLQSASFDQMAANLSYGDQRRVEIARALASDPELLLLDEPTAGMNPQESAALTDFMRRLCDERGLTILLIEHDMKVVMGVSERITVFDHGVKIAEGSPQEVRQDPKVVEAYLGTQSGEHDEEGS